The sequence below is a genomic window from Phycisphaerales bacterium AB-hyl4.
ACGCCGACGAGCGATGGAGATCGTGGTCGTGCCGGGCAATCACGACGCAACGCTGGCGGACGATGTGGCAACGCTGGACATGCACTGGGTCGAGCCGGTGTGGGAGTTGGCAGGGTTGCGGTTTGAACATGAGCCGCCGAGCCAGCCCTCGGCCGAAGGGGCGTGCTCAACGCCGACGCTTGCGGGGCATGTGCACCCGGCGGTTCGGCTGCATGGTGCGGGGCGGGCGAGCTTGCGGTGGCCCTGCTTCTGGTTTGGCGAGCGGGTTGCGGTGCTGCCGGCGATGGGAGCGTTTACGGGCATGCACCCCGTTCGGCCACGGGCGGGCGATCAGGTCGTGGTGGTACACCCGCAGGGCGACGGGGTGATGGCGGTGTAGGGGAGGGGGCGGTTTGTGGTTTGTGGTTGGGGCGGGGGCGGGCAGGGCCGTCGAGCCAG
It includes:
- the pdeM gene encoding ligase-associated DNA damage response endonuclease PdeM, whose protein sequence is MMMDRIAITWHGHRFELLAQRGAYWHAQRALIVADVHFGKADHFRQAGVPVPWGTAEANLGRLDAMLGATQAARLIVLGDLFHARTGLSDRLLDCLSQWRQRRRAMEIVVVPGNHDATLADDVATLDMHWVEPVWELAGLRFEHEPPSQPSAEGACSTPTLAGHVHPAVRLHGAGRASLRWPCFWFGERVAVLPAMGAFTGMHPVRPRAGDQVVVVHPQGDGVMAV